The following coding sequences lie in one Lolium perenne isolate Kyuss_39 chromosome 2, Kyuss_2.0, whole genome shotgun sequence genomic window:
- the LOC127328390 gene encoding probable indole-3-acetic acid-amido synthetase GH3.1, whose amino-acid sequence MYAPQSGDVLRADAFRHRSPQFQFVHGNNVLLSIDVDKTDEPELHAAVSAAARKLERFGVSLLEYTSWADAAAVPAGRYVLYCELSSAGGMAVPTSSLEDCCISVEESLNSICLIASGTFDALMDDALSRGASVNHYKSPQCVSSKTKVELLDGWVNARYVSPRCPKQ is encoded by the exons ATGTACGCCCCACAATCAGGCGACGTGCTCCGCGCAGACGCCTTCAGGCACCGATCTCCGCAATTCCAATTCGTCCACGGGAATAATGTCCTCCTCAGCATCGACGTCGACAAGACGGACGAGCCTGAGCTCCATGCGGCGGTCAGCGCCGCGGCGCGGAAGCTGGAGCGCTTCGGCGTTTCGCTTCTCGAATATACAAGCTGGGCGGACGCGGCAGCAGTTCCTGCTGGCCGCTACGTCCTCTACTGTGAGCTCAGCTCCGCCGGCGGGATGGCGGTTCCGACGTCGTCCTTGGAGGATTGCTGCATTTCGGTGGAGGAGTCTCTGAACTCG ATTTGTCTCATTGCCAGCGGCACCTTCGACGCCCTCATGGACGACGCGCTCAGCAGGGGAGCTTCGGTGAACCACTACAAGTCCCCCCAGTGCGTCTCCTCCAAGACGAAGGTGGAGCTCCTCGACGGATGGGTGAACGCCCGCTACGTCAGCCCTCGCTGCCCCAAGCAGTGA
- the LOC127331853 gene encoding uncharacterized protein: MDFLFNSLAAPDPASPPPEPDTAGSASPSPAAPSDAGGWGFGGLLKTLTSQSETVLETYRRDLAEFSTGLRRETDAFREAAAQAARDLPSSAHALDGLADIVAQGKDALAQATSAATPSSTPAPTDAAESDLSSASGHLRHYSRFEAQLRALQSDPATFGADPDDAEDFAAWRRTAGFSVDERQEEIEALCYESDAVEGMLDRLVPDAVEGELFWARYFYRVHKLKQQEDARAKLVKRVIAQEEEEDLSWELDDEADEEEPEIKQASINEEPKHELQEAENRVDEVKQAGALEKETRNADAPQPEVFGSSMVVVDKEEKEDASKSIVEESSDKKTVAEEPRSSAGDDAVKEGAKHETSDSSKDSDYSLVSRQQTATEDDLEWDEIEDLGEHEEKKGSAHGSSPAPKEELRKRLSVAEDDEDLSWDIEDDDDKA, encoded by the coding sequence ATGGATTTCCTCTTCAACTCGCTCGCGGCGCCCGAccccgcctcgccgccgccggagccggACACCGCGGGATCCGCCTCGCCCTCTCCCGCCGCCCCCTCCGACGCCGGGGGCTGGGGCTTCGGCGGGCTGCTCAAGACGCTCACCTCGCAGTCGGAGACCGTGCTGGAGACCTACCGCCGCGACCTGGCCGAGTTCAGCACGGGCCTGCGCCGCGAGACGGACGCCTTCCGCGAGGCGGCCGCCCAGGCCGCCCGCGACCTCCCGTCCTCCGCGCACGCGCTCGACGGGCTCGCCGACATCGTCGCGCAGGGCAAGGACGCCCTCGCCcaggccacctccgccgccactccCTCCTCCACTCCCGCGCCCACGGACGCCGCCGAATCCGACCTCAGCTCCGCGTCGGGCCACCTGCGCCACTACAGCCGCTTCGAGGCGCAGCTGCGCGCGCTCCAGTCGGATCCGGCCACCTTCGGCGCCGATCCCGACGACGCCGAGGACTTCGCGGCCTGGAGGAGGACCGCCGGGTTCAGCGTCGACGAGCggcaggaggagatcgaggcgctCTGCTACGAGAGCGACGCCGTGGAGGGCATGCTGGACCGGCTCGTGCCCGACGCGGTGGAGGGCGAGCTGTTCTGGGCGAGGTACTTCTACCGCGTCCATAAGCTGAAGCAGCAGGAGGACGCCAGGGCCAAGCTCGTGAAGCGGGTCATcgcgcaggaggaggaggaggatctcAGCTGGGAGCTGGATGATGAGGCTGATGAGGAGGAGCCAGAGATAAAGCAAGCATCCATCAACGAAGAACCAAAACACGAACTACAAGAAGCTGAAAACAGAGTCGATGAAGTGAAACAAGCCGGTGCTCTAGAGAAGGAAACGAGGAACGCTGATGCGCCGCAGCCGGAAGTTTTCGGCAGCTCTATGGTGGTAGTGGACAAGGAGGAGAAGGAAGATGCATCCAAATCGATCGTTGAAGAATCAAGCGACAAGAAAACTGTTGCCGAGGAACCACGTTCTAGCGCTGGAGATGACGCGGTGAAGGAAGGGGCGAAGCACGAGACAAGCGACTCGAGCAAGGACAGCGACTACTCCTTGGTGTCTAGACAGCAAACAGCGACCGAGGATGATCTTGAATGGGACGAGATTGAGGATCTCGGGGAGCACGAAGAGAAGAAGGGGAGTGCTCATGGTTCCAGCCCTGCTCCGAAGGAGGAGTTGCGTAAGAGACTcagtgttgcagaagatgatgagGATTTGAGTTGGGACATTGAGGATGACGATGACAAGGCCTGA